The following proteins come from a genomic window of Montipora capricornis isolate CH-2021 chromosome 9, ASM3666992v2, whole genome shotgun sequence:
- the LOC138016004 gene encoding uncharacterized protein → MSTLCLSVRIILILGLFLNLRYAPNATSLMRDEGQSFAFANFATFHYLNITPFIQIMVDAFEDCGLSCLQHSSCLSFNVAALSDITKQKTLCELLPSDKYRESHNFVASQQYHHFSITTPCHNEPCKNGATCLVKYEDDSYECACVTGYAGKSCETEINFHWRLDGTDEQITLRGAAMFTQQDGQTVLFLNGSTGTFAETLAFPIRSKNLTICVWIKRLTHSNQPVYGDWSARHSFRLYVENDHFCLQVRDGNGRYPIHVTPSTGSNVVVPTNRWSHVAITWNRAHRRARLFFNGEKKQEIKVAEDEDIDFGDSGHSVYDIGLKRDGGTVAHAYFSDLMVFYRELQFSPSENVNEIKNAIFLTHPLHNSV, encoded by the exons ATGTCGACCCTCTGTCTTTCTGTCAGGATCATTTTGATCCTTGGATTATTTTTAAATCTACGTTACGCACCAAACGCCACAAGCCTGATGCGAGATGAAGGACAATCGTTTGCGTTTGCCAACTTTGCGACTTTTCACTATTTAAACATTACTCCTTTTATCCAAATTATGGTAGATGCATTTGAAGACTGTGGACTGAGTTGTCTACAACATTCTTCTTGTCTCTCTTTCAATGTCGCAGCGTTAAGCGACATTACAAAGCAAAAAACTCTGTGCGAACTATTGCCCAGTGATAAATACAGAGAATCGCATAACTTTGTGGCCAGCCAGCAGTATCATCATTTCAGCATCACG actcCTTGCCATAACGAACCTTGTAAGAATGGGGCAACTTGCTTGGTAAAGTACGAGGATGACAGCTACGAGTGCGCGTGTGTAACGGGGTACGCTGGAAAATCTTGCGAAAcag aAATCAATTTCCACTGGAGGCTCGATGGGACGGACGAACAAATAAC TCTACGTGGAGCTGCAATGTTCACCCAGCAAGATGGCCAAACAGTTCTGTTCTTGAACGGCAGCACTGGAACCTTTGCTGAAACCCTTGCTTTTCCAATCCGTTCTAAAAACTTGACCATTTGCGTGTGGATCAAAAGGCTGACCCATTCGAATCAACCGGTTTATGGTGACTGGTCAGCTCGTCATTCTTTCCGACTTTATGTTGAAAATGACCATTTCTGCCTTCAAGTTAGAGACGGTAACGGACGTTACCCTATACATGTAACTCCATCTACGGGTTCAAA CGTCGTGGTCCCTACCAATCGATGGAGTCACGTTGCTATCACATGGAATCGTGCACATAGAAGAGCGAGATTGTTCTTCAACGGAGAGAAGAAACAGGAAATCAAGGTGGCAGAGGATGAAGATATTGATTTCGGGGATTCTGGCCATTCAGTTTACGATATTGGTTTGAAGAGGGACGGCGGCACTGTGGCACATGCCTATTTCAGTGATTTGATGGTCTTCTACAGGGAGTTGCAGTTTTCTCCTTCTGAAAACGTGAATGAgataaaaaatgcaatttttCTCACTCATCCACTTCACAATTCTGTGTAA